From Mercenaria mercenaria strain notata chromosome 17, MADL_Memer_1, whole genome shotgun sequence, the proteins below share one genomic window:
- the LOC128550039 gene encoding sperm acrosomal protein FSA-ACR.1-like yields MADFASSKNIKSEAIEVPSWTSSKGTDSLRGRPGYSQHKTNRNTAIREAVSWHTASSNTDGRDTASRHTASRDTSNRDTTGIKPTGIQPAGIQLAGIQPAGIQLAGIQPAGIQLPGIQPA; encoded by the exons ATGGCCGATTTCGCTTCTTCCAAGAACATTAAATCTGAAGCTATAGAAGTGCCGTCATGGACGAGTAGTAAAGGTACTGACTCTCTTCGTGGTCGA CCTGGATACAGCCAGCATAAAACCAACAGGAATACAGCCATCAGGGAAGCAGTCAGCTGGCATACAGCTAGCAGCAATACAGACGGCAGGGATACAGCGAGCCGGCATACAGCTAGCAGGGATACATCCAACAGGGATACAACCGGCATAAAACCAACAGGAATACAGCCAGCCGGCATACAGCTAGCAGGAATACAGCCAGCCGGCATACAGCTAGCAGGAATACAGCCAGCCGGCATACAGCTACCAGGAATACAGCCAGCATAG